In Malaclemys terrapin pileata isolate rMalTer1 chromosome 10, rMalTer1.hap1, whole genome shotgun sequence, the following are encoded in one genomic region:
- the UBALD1 gene encoding UBA-like domain-containing protein 1 isoform X2: MIWMFLRMSAKWGFLHQCLSLMLGGAVLLETALSAFFQETNIPYSHHHQMMCTPANTPATPPNFPDALTMFSRLKASESFHSSSPVASMATSPPPPPPPLPQPGGFTPAWPAALPSSQQQQSMWTSPSQPSDWPATVSQQATSEQKANVTMEAER; the protein is encoded by the exons ATGATTTGGATGTTCCTCAGAATGTCAGCTAAATGGGGATTTCTACACCAGTGCCTCAGCCTGATgttagggggtgctgtgctgctggag ACTGCGCTCAGTGCTTTTTTCCAAGAAACAAACATCCCCTACAGCCATCACCATCAGATG ATGTGCACTCCAGCCAACACGCCCGCCACGCCCCCCAACTTCCCCGATGCCCTCACCATGTTCTCCCGCCTCAAGGCCTCCGAGAGCTTCCACAGCAGCAGCCCTGTAGCATCTATGGcgacctcccctcctcccccacccccaccgctcccccaGCCCGGGGGCTTCACCCCAGCCTGGCCTGCGGCTCTCccctccagccagcagcagcagagcatgtGGACTTCGCCCTCGCAGCCGTCGGACTGGCCCGCCACAGTCTCCCAACAAGCCACGTCAGAACAGAAGGCCAACGTGACCATGGAGGCCGAGAGATGA